From Xyrauchen texanus isolate HMW12.3.18 chromosome 9, RBS_HiC_50CHRs, whole genome shotgun sequence, the proteins below share one genomic window:
- the LOC127648651 gene encoding SLAM family member 7-like isoform X1, translating to MTLASIHLLLTLTALLISKTAGSFAENQPKSLSVKLGNSIQMDINKNSIPPFDELIWTFFSNYSKTIVTYHYETKEIDPDTAYKDRVDFNDQNFSLTLKNMQKNDCGLYGAITIGDRTTHVGEYNVSVVENHGSPTAIFLPWILFPSMLTAMIMI from the exons atgacaTTGGCTTCAATTCATCTACTTCTGACCTTAACTGCTCTTCTGATCTCTAAAACAG cagggTCCTTTGCTGAAAATCAGCCCAAGTCTCTTTCTGTGAAGTTAGGAAACAGCATTCAAATGgacataaataaaaattcaatacCACCGTTTGATGAATTAATCTGGACGTTTTTCAGTAATTATTCAAAAACCATTGTCACATATCATTATGAGACTAAGGAAATTGACCCAGATACTGCTTACAAAGACAGGGTGGATTTCAATGATCAAAACTTCTCCCTTACCCTGAAGAACATGCAGAAGAATGACTGTGGACTCTATGGTGCAATTACAATTGGAGATAGGACCACACATGTTGGCGAATACAATGTATCTGTTGTTG AAAACCATGGATCACCCACAGCCATTTTTCTACCCTGGATATTATTTCCCTCTATGTTGACTGCAATGATAATGATATAG
- the LOC127648651 gene encoding SLAM family member 7-like isoform X3, whose amino-acid sequence MEDGSFAENQPKSLSVKLGNSIQMDINKNSIPPFDELIWTFFSNYSKTIVTYHYETKEIDPDTAYKDRVDFNDQNFSLTLKNMQKNDCGLYGAITIGDRTTHVGEYNVSVVENHGSPTAIFLPWILFPSMLTAMIMI is encoded by the exons atggaggatg ggTCCTTTGCTGAAAATCAGCCCAAGTCTCTTTCTGTGAAGTTAGGAAACAGCATTCAAATGgacataaataaaaattcaatacCACCGTTTGATGAATTAATCTGGACGTTTTTCAGTAATTATTCAAAAACCATTGTCACATATCATTATGAGACTAAGGAAATTGACCCAGATACTGCTTACAAAGACAGGGTGGATTTCAATGATCAAAACTTCTCCCTTACCCTGAAGAACATGCAGAAGAATGACTGTGGACTCTATGGTGCAATTACAATTGGAGATAGGACCACACATGTTGGCGAATACAATGTATCTGTTGTTG AAAACCATGGATCACCCACAGCCATTTTTCTACCCTGGATATTATTTCCCTCTATGTTGACTGCAATGATAATGATATAG
- the LOC127648651 gene encoding SLAM family member 7-like isoform X2 — MTLASIHLLLTLTALLISKTGSFAENQPKSLSVKLGNSIQMDINKNSIPPFDELIWTFFSNYSKTIVTYHYETKEIDPDTAYKDRVDFNDQNFSLTLKNMQKNDCGLYGAITIGDRTTHVGEYNVSVVENHGSPTAIFLPWILFPSMLTAMIMI; from the exons atgacaTTGGCTTCAATTCATCTACTTCTGACCTTAACTGCTCTTCTGATCTCTAAAACAG ggTCCTTTGCTGAAAATCAGCCCAAGTCTCTTTCTGTGAAGTTAGGAAACAGCATTCAAATGgacataaataaaaattcaatacCACCGTTTGATGAATTAATCTGGACGTTTTTCAGTAATTATTCAAAAACCATTGTCACATATCATTATGAGACTAAGGAAATTGACCCAGATACTGCTTACAAAGACAGGGTGGATTTCAATGATCAAAACTTCTCCCTTACCCTGAAGAACATGCAGAAGAATGACTGTGGACTCTATGGTGCAATTACAATTGGAGATAGGACCACACATGTTGGCGAATACAATGTATCTGTTGTTG AAAACCATGGATCACCCACAGCCATTTTTCTACCCTGGATATTATTTCCCTCTATGTTGACTGCAATGATAATGATATAG